AGGAATCTAGTCACATAGGAACAAGACTATTTTACATTATATTCATTCTATCCATTGCCGGTGTGTTGTATCGGTGGTAGGATCGATGCGTTCAAAATCCAAATAACAACTGCATCTTACAGCAGATGTAAACGTTGGCCAAACGAATCTGTTTCTACAACGGAGAAAGAGCCTCGACTCCCGGCAAAAGTTTCCCTTCAAGAAGTTCCAAGCTCGCACCGCCACCGGTGCTTACGTGGCTAACTTTATCTTCAGTTTTCCATTTAGCAGCACAGGTGGCCGTATCACCACCTCCGATTATAGTAATAGCACCTCGCGACGTTGCTGCCACAACATTGTCCATAAGGCTTTTCGTACCATTGCTAAAATTCGCGAACTCAAAAACGCCTGCTGGACCGTTCCATACAATTGTTTTTGCTCTCTCGATCGGTTCTGTAAATCATAGATTAGgctgaatattcgaaaaccatGCTCATGGGCGGGAAAAAGCTCACACTTACTGCTAAATAATTCTCTTGATTTTGGTCCAACATCAAGACCCATCCAACCATCAGGGATACCGGTTTCTAAATCCGCCGAACCAGGGGCTGCGTCTTCCGCAAATTTCTCCGCGGTAACGAAATCAATGGGTAAGTGTATTTGAACCTTATTTTTTTCTGCCTTCGATAATAAATCATTAACGATTTTTGCACCTTCTTCGTCAAACAGCGAATTACCAATCTAAGATGGAAAGCCAGAGATCCAAAATAAGTAAcagttattattcaaatatgtttgaaaaaaatcattaagaaaaagttaatttttattcaaatggaagGCAATTTGTCATTAAATTCTgcagaaattttttgaaaaattaagtgattaaaaaatattaagatttacctgttttggttacgaataaccattatcgatgacgagaATTTGTTTTGGTTACGGtgtaaccaatatctattgcagGAATTATTTTTTGGTTACGCCGTAACTAATATCTatacgggatttttttttttggtcacgGTATAACCAAttgggggattttttttttataatgttatAACCAATAATAtcgaaatttggcaacgttgcatgtcactagaatcGCTaggttatgcctagtgacatgcaacgttgccaaatttccgaagggaagccgattctggcgcctagtgtacatgGAATTTTAGAGCGACGGCGGGCATAATATTTACCTTCATATTCTTGGATACTTTCAAGAAAGTATACGCCATTCCACCGCCGATGATCATTTCATTAACTTTATCCAACAGATTATTGATCAGTTGTATTTTATCCGCAACTTTTGCACCTCCCAATATTGCCAGGAATGGTCTTTGCGGATTGTCCAATACTTTGGCGAAATAGTCCAATTCCTTTTTCAGAAGAAAACCACTTGCTCTCGTTTCATACCCCTCTCCGAGCATAGAACCATGAGCACGATGGGCTGTACCGAATGCGTCATTGATGTAAATGTCACCTAGCTTCCTTAACGAACTCCTGAATTTTAAGACATTCTCTTTGTCCGCTTTTACCTTTAAGGGAGTTTCCAGTTACAGGTTATATGAGATTATATTTTCAGCTATGAATTATCATCTATAAACCTAACTGCGCGTAGCTTACTTTACTTCCGTCGGGTCCAATTCCTTTGCCTTCTTCTTCTATATGAAACCTGAGATTTTCAAGCAAGATAATTGTTCCAGGCGCTGGATCTGCACAAGCCGCTTCGACCTCTGATCCTACGCAGTCGTTCAGAAACAAAATCTCCTTTCCTAACAGAGATTTTAATTCTTCGGCAACAGGTTTCATGGTGTATTTCATGTCTGGCTTCCCATCTGGACGGCCCAAGTGCGACATCAAAACGATGGACTTTGCTTTCTTCTCGAGGGCATATTTGATTGTATCCAATGCAGCTACAATTCTCTGGTTATTCGTTATTTTTCCATCCTTCGACGGGACATTGAAGTCGACGCTGTAACGTCAATGCGGTTACATTTACTATTCCAACGATTAGGTTTGCATCTTTATAGGTTAATTAGGAAGCTAATACATAACCGGCTTTTTCTTTTCATACTTCCTACGATATATCatattgtttgaaaatttttgagaaattggaAGGTTCTTTTGAAATTGCGGgacgtataattaaaaaaatatatatatatatataccgtatAAGAACCCTTTTCCCCGCAAGGTCCACCTTATCGATGCTGAGTTTGTTTAGCGTCGTCATTGTTCCGGTCTTGGATCGTGATATCGCTGCTACGATTTTATGCCTGGTTCGCGGTGTATTGGCAACGTTTCTCGAATTTCTCCAACTTAATGCAGTAAACTGAGTAAACCACTGACTCGCACAATTCTCCGCTACTCTCGAGGATCTTTTATTCGCAACACGGATCGACTCGACAAAGTCAAAGGAAGGTCGGCGAACGCAGCGACCTCCTATGCATGAATTTTCAAGCCGCGCGCATCCACACAGCTGTCCGCCGTACTGTCCGCACGCACGCATGTGTTTAAACACACATACATACAGCAAACATGCGTGCATATCTACGTCTGTATCCACAGGGTGTAAAAATATTACATGTCATGATTCACACAGATTCTATCTACACGGGATTCTGGATCGACGGAGAtttgttaaataaaagaatCTACCGGAAAAATGAGCTTCGTGTCACACAGTTCCTCGTTTTAGTGAGTCAAACATGTTAGATTTTTGGAAGATGAAAAAATCTCACTCCTGAAATTCAAGGTGAAGGTCAATCTTGcggtacatttttttatttagcaaGTATATACTTTATTATATTGCACTTGAATAATAACGTAATTAGAAAGCCTTAAAATATAGGTAGGTACTTGTCGGTTAACTGGAATTTCGAAGGACAAGGATATATCACCACTCTATTTATAATCGTCGAGTAGAAATAGAAAAACTTTCAACTTTATTTCAATTTGCACTACTTATACGTAATCTTATATCATACAAATCCTACAGGCCTCTTCGTCTACAGAGTTTTTTTTACCCGTACTTGTGTACATACGTGTGCATTAATTTATTAACGCAGTCGAATCTAAAAGGTGCCTGGGTATATCGATTTCATATTCTTTTgcattaatatttacaaaacacATATCTACATACATGTGTTATGCGCGCATGTGTCTATATTACACACGATACACAAATATTCATCGCATCGGATCGCCGGCCGGCGCGCACCGTCGCGGCCGCAGCGCCGGTTGCACCAAAAACATTTGAAACAAGTAGTCTTGAAATCTTATCAATGAACAAAGTGGAACAAAGCAAATCGACTCTACGTGATATCAGATGCCTTCATTactttctttaatatttaaagaAGGGCCTGTAGAAAAACAAAGAGAAACACTGTGACAACCGAGGAGAAAATTGCTCTCAAGTGTGCACACGCGGGTGGCATATGTAAGACCCGGCGATCTCTTCTACATACGAGTAGGTATATGGGCTAAAGGAATTCCGTTATGGGTTAGCCATTACCATGTCTCTGACATCCACCGAGTAGAATCCCCTAACCTATATTTTGAATGACCCGAATCAGATTTCAAAGTTGTCACTATGCAAAGTGTACATGTACATTCTTATTTAACCAAACCGTTGGACTCGAGCTTAACGTTATTCGCGCACATGTCACCATCAATGCAACATACATGGTATCTACTATTTTCCATAGCCTGTGTCCAATCAACGTCTGGTATTATTCCGGTATTCCGTTTGACCGATGCTATTCTCGATTCTGGCATAGTAGAACACAGTCGCGCGTCCGTTTATCTAGTCCTAAAACTATGGTGAAACAATCGGTGGTTGAACAGGTATCATAAAAATTAGTCTTTCATAGTTTTCAGTGTAACATGTCGGTTACCTATACATGTAGATATTCCTGTCTTCTTCATTCTGCTCTCTGCACTCGATTCTGCTGTTTTATTGTTAATCACCTTTGTCGGGAAACTCTGAAATCACGCGAGGAGCCACACGAATATGCTAGGCTTTAACTTTAACCAATGCGGTACCAAAATAACAACTTTGCCGAACACGAACGCAGGATACGCAAAATATCCATGTATCTACGTACATACATTTTCTCGCAGAGAATTTCGAGACAATCGTACTTTTAGAACTCGAGTTTTAATCGCCTCTGACTACAAATCCTGTGATACCTATCCGAGGAACACGCGAAAAAATAACACCAACAATCGAAGGGCTCAGTTGAAAGCAGACACATgtacataaatttttctttcaatgtaGCGCGATTCCACCACCTCTTTAACTCTTTCAAATTTAGCATCAACATTTTCCATTTCTACCACTACTTAT
The nucleotide sequence above comes from Andrena cerasifolii isolate SP2316 chromosome 2, iyAndCera1_principal, whole genome shotgun sequence. Encoded proteins:
- the Pgk gene encoding phosphoglycerate kinase, producing the protein MTTLNKLSIDKVDLAGKRVLIRVDFNVPSKDGKITNNQRIVAALDTIKYALEKKAKSIVLMSHLGRPDGKPDMKYTMKPVAEELKSLLGKEILFLNDCVGSEVEAACADPAPGTIILLENLRFHIEEEGKGIGPDGSKVKADKENVLKFRSSLRKLGDIYINDAFGTAHRAHGSMLGEGYETRASGFLLKKELDYFAKVLDNPQRPFLAILGGAKVADKIQLINNLLDKVNEMIIGGGMAYTFLKVSKNMKIGNSLFDEEGAKIVNDLLSKAEKNKVQIHLPIDFVTAEKFAEDAAPGSADLETGIPDGWMGLDVGPKSRELFSKPIERAKTIVWNGPAGVFEFANFSNGTKSLMDNVVAATSRGAITIIGGGDTATCAAKWKTEDKVSHVSTGGGASLELLEGKLLPGVEALSPL